One window of uncultured Methanobrevibacter sp. genomic DNA carries:
- the carA gene encoding glutamine-hydrolyzing carbamoyl-phosphate synthase small subunit — MVKIAKLALEDGTVLKGEAFGYETTKLGELVFSTGMGGYTESLTDPSFKGEILMSTYPLEGNHGVSEKWYQSDNIQVEGFVCREVCREVSNWGPQKTLDEFLKEFKTPGISGIDTRDLTLKIRERGSLKAAITTEDIDDDKLLEMARSQPSIEERDVVPLVSTKEIKVFNEDADKKVALIDCGVKKNIINSFLERDIGVVLFPYDTDYKTVLDYSPSGLMITSGPGNPDRVTETIETMKKLSNRLPIFGICMGQQLIAKSFGARSYKMKFGHRGENQPVKDLKTGKVFITSQNHGFTIDKESLKETDLELAQINLNDGTPEGISHKELPLKCIQYHPEAGPGPNDTRSIFDEFSQMMDDY; from the coding sequence ATGGTAAAAATAGCTAAATTAGCTTTGGAAGATGGAACTGTTTTAAAAGGTGAAGCATTCGGTTATGAAACCACTAAATTAGGAGAACTTGTTTTTTCTACAGGTATGGGTGGTTACACCGAATCATTGACTGATCCGTCTTTTAAAGGAGAAATATTAATGTCTACTTACCCATTGGAAGGTAATCATGGGGTAAGTGAAAAGTGGTATCAATCTGATAATATTCAGGTTGAAGGATTTGTCTGTCGTGAAGTTTGCCGTGAAGTTTCTAACTGGGGGCCTCAAAAAACTTTAGATGAATTCTTAAAAGAATTTAAAACTCCGGGTATTTCTGGAATAGATACTCGTGATTTGACTTTAAAAATCAGAGAACGTGGTTCACTTAAAGCAGCAATAACAACTGAAGATATTGATGATGATAAATTGCTTGAAATGGCAAGATCACAGCCAAGTATTGAAGAAAGGGATGTTGTTCCTTTAGTATCTACTAAAGAAATCAAAGTGTTCAATGAGGATGCTGATAAAAAAGTTGCTTTAATTGACTGTGGAGTTAAAAAGAATATCATTAACTCATTTTTAGAAAGGGATATTGGTGTAGTGTTATTCCCTTATGATACTGATTATAAAACTGTCCTGGATTACTCTCCAAGCGGTTTGATGATTACATCAGGTCCTGGAAATCCTGACAGAGTAACAGAAACTATTGAAACTATGAAAAAATTATCCAATAGATTACCTATTTTCGGAATCTGTATGGGTCAACAGTTAATTGCTAAGTCTTTCGGAGCAAGATCATACAAAATGAAATTTGGTCACCGTGGTGAAAACCAGCCAGTTAAAGATTTAAAAACTGGAAAAGTATTTATCACTTCACAAAACCATGGATTCACAATTGATAAGGAATCATTAAAAGAAACAGACTTGGAATTAGCTCAAATTAACTTAAATGATGGAACTCCAGAAGGTATTTCTCACAAGGAATTGCCTCTTAAATGTATCCAGTACCACCCTGAAGCTGGTCCTGGTCCAAACGATACAAGAAGTATTTTTGATGAGTTCAGTCAGATGATGGATGATTATTAA
- the carB gene encoding carbamoyl-phosphate synthase large subunit, with amino-acid sequence MPVDKDIKKVLIIGSGPIQIGQAAEFDYSGSQACKSLREEGIETVLVNSNPATIQTDIDMADTVYTEPLTPEVVAKIIEEEDIDAILPTMGGQTGLNIATGLGDLGLLEGIKVIGSDVQTIKDVEDRDLFANLMEEIGEEIPKCEAVESVDAALEAVKEIGYPVIVRPAFTLGGTGGGIAHNEEELIEIANHGLDMSFINQVLIDESVLGWKEIEFEVMRDKEDTCIIVCTMENIDPMGIHTGDSVVVAPIQNLCDETIQKMRDASIKIIRALGIRGGCNIQFALNPENDEYKVIEVNPRVSRSSALASKATGYPIAKISSKVALGMTLDEIKNDITKETPASFEPAIDYVVIKIPRWPFDKFKGISREVGVQMKATGEVMAIGRTFEEAFQKALRSLDMGFDGFEYVEYTEEDLSHPTDLIYFQIYSAIKDGMDIDKIRELTKIDNFFLYKIRNIVNFENDVTADKLDDEDYLRKAKQLGFSNKRLADLSGQTEEYVRNLLSRYNIKQSYKMVDTCAAEFEAKTPYYYSSYDKGNELVSTTKRKVVILGAGPIRIGQGIEFDYCCVHSSLALKEDGIETILINNNPETVSTDYDISDKLFFEPLTFEDVMGVIEQEKPDGVIVQFGGQTSINLAVPLANAGVKILGTPYESIDRVEDRELFAELLEKLHIHQAPYGTANSFEEAKEIAEKITFPVLVRPSYVIGGRAMEIVYDVNELEEYMKEAVKVSPDHPILVDKFLEDAIELDVDLLCDGDNVFIAGIMEHIEEAGVHSGDSACVIPPQTIPEHILDTIRENSKKLALELDVKGLMNIQYAVKLDEEMVYIIEANPRASRTVPFVSKAIGVPLAKVATWIMEGAKLKDFNLTKEIKIPHVAVKESVFPFLKLPESDTVLGPEMKSTGESIGIDESFGMAFYKSQLSAGMELPKEGTIFMSVKEADKKKIRPIAEKASNLGFKIVATEGTGVATGLDDVEFVKKVSQGSPNIRDAILNKEIDLIVNTSEGKQSAKDGYIIRRLAIELGIPYVTTLAGARAALNAIAAVQDSELNVKSLNEYAGGE; translated from the coding sequence ATGCCAGTTGATAAGGATATTAAAAAAGTATTAATTATTGGTTCCGGACCTATTCAAATTGGACAAGCTGCTGAGTTCGATTATTCAGGTTCACAAGCATGTAAATCATTAAGAGAGGAAGGAATTGAAACTGTTTTAGTTAACAGTAATCCTGCTACTATTCAAACTGATATTGATATGGCTGATACTGTTTATACAGAACCGTTAACTCCCGAAGTTGTTGCAAAGATTATTGAAGAAGAAGATATTGATGCTATTTTACCAACCATGGGTGGACAGACTGGACTGAATATTGCAACAGGACTTGGAGATTTGGGTCTTCTTGAAGGAATTAAGGTAATTGGTTCTGATGTTCAGACAATTAAAGATGTGGAAGACCGTGATTTGTTTGCAAATCTTATGGAAGAAATCGGTGAAGAAATTCCTAAATGTGAAGCTGTGGAAAGTGTAGATGCTGCTCTTGAAGCTGTAAAGGAAATCGGTTATCCTGTAATTGTAAGGCCGGCATTCACATTAGGTGGAACCGGTGGGGGAATTGCCCACAATGAAGAAGAATTAATTGAAATTGCAAATCATGGTTTGGATATGAGTTTCATTAATCAGGTTCTCATTGATGAATCTGTTCTCGGATGGAAAGAAATCGAATTCGAAGTAATGAGGGATAAAGAAGACACCTGTATCATTGTATGTACTATGGAAAACATTGACCCTATGGGTATTCACACAGGAGACAGTGTTGTTGTCGCTCCAATTCAGAACTTATGTGATGAAACCATCCAGAAAATGCGTGATGCATCCATTAAAATCATCAGAGCATTAGGAATTCGCGGAGGATGTAATATTCAGTTTGCTTTAAACCCTGAAAATGATGAATATAAGGTTATTGAAGTAAACCCTCGTGTATCAAGAAGTAGTGCTCTTGCTTCAAAAGCAACAGGTTATCCGATTGCAAAAATATCTTCAAAAGTAGCTTTAGGAATGACTTTGGATGAAATCAAAAATGACATTACCAAAGAGACTCCTGCTTCCTTTGAACCTGCTATCGATTATGTGGTAATAAAAATCCCAAGATGGCCGTTTGACAAATTTAAAGGAATCAGCCGTGAAGTCGGTGTTCAGATGAAGGCAACCGGAGAAGTAATGGCTATCGGAAGAACCTTTGAAGAAGCATTCCAAAAAGCTTTAAGGTCACTTGATATGGGCTTTGACGGATTTGAATATGTTGAATACACAGAAGAAGACCTTTCACATCCGACTGACTTAATTTACTTCCAGATTTATTCTGCAATTAAGGACGGAATGGATATTGATAAAATAAGAGAACTTACAAAAATTGATAATTTCTTCTTATACAAAATCAGAAACATCGTCAACTTTGAAAACGATGTGACTGCAGATAAATTGGATGATGAAGATTACCTGAGAAAAGCAAAACAGCTTGGATTTTCAAATAAAAGACTTGCTGACCTGTCCGGTCAGACTGAAGAATATGTCAGAAATCTTCTTTCAAGATACAATATCAAACAGTCATACAAGATGGTAGATACCTGTGCTGCTGAGTTTGAAGCAAAAACTCCATACTACTACAGCAGTTATGATAAAGGAAATGAACTGGTTTCCACAACCAAAAGAAAAGTTGTTATTCTTGGTGCAGGTCCAATCAGAATTGGTCAGGGTATTGAGTTTGATTACTGTTGTGTACATTCTTCCCTGGCTTTAAAAGAAGATGGAATCGAAACAATTTTGATTAACAACAACCCTGAAACCGTAAGTACTGATTATGACATTTCAGATAAGCTGTTCTTCGAACCATTGACCTTTGAAGATGTAATGGGTGTAATCGAGCAGGAAAAACCTGATGGTGTTATTGTACAGTTCGGTGGTCAGACCTCCATTAACCTGGCTGTTCCTCTTGCAAATGCTGGTGTTAAAATTTTAGGAACTCCATACGAAAGCATTGATAGGGTAGAAGACAGAGAATTGTTCGCAGAACTTTTAGAAAAACTGCACATTCACCAGGCTCCATACGGAACTGCTAACTCTTTTGAAGAAGCAAAAGAAATTGCAGAAAAAATCACATTCCCTGTTCTTGTCCGTCCGTCATACGTTATCGGTGGAAGAGCAATGGAAATTGTTTATGATGTAAATGAACTTGAGGAATATATGAAAGAAGCTGTAAAAGTTTCACCTGACCATCCTATTTTAGTGGACAAGTTCTTGGAAGACGCTATTGAACTTGACGTGGACCTTTTATGTGACGGTGATAATGTATTTATTGCAGGAATTATGGAACACATTGAAGAAGCAGGTGTTCACTCCGGAGATTCTGCATGTGTAATACCTCCTCAAACTATTCCTGAACATATTCTGGACACTATTCGTGAAAACTCCAAAAAATTGGCTTTAGAATTGGATGTTAAAGGATTAATGAACATCCAGTATGCAGTTAAACTCGATGAGGAAATGGTTTATATCATTGAAGCAAACCCAAGAGCAAGTAGAACTGTTCCATTTGTAAGTAAAGCTATCGGAGTGCCTCTTGCTAAAGTTGCAACATGGATTATGGAAGGAGCTAAATTAAAAGACTTCAATTTAACCAAAGAAATTAAAATTCCTCATGTGGCTGTAAAAGAATCTGTATTCCCATTCCTTAAATTACCTGAATCAGATACAGTTTTAGGTCCTGAAATGAAATCAACCGGTGAAAGTATTGGTATTGATGAATCATTTGGAATGGCATTCTATAAATCACAACTTTCAGCAGGTATGGAACTACCTAAGGAAGGAACAATATTTATGAGTGTTAAAGAAGCAGATAAGAAAAAAATCAGACCTATTGCTGAGAAAGCTTCTAATTTAGGATTTAAGATTGTCGCAACTGAAGGTACTGGAGTTGCCACAGGTCTTGATGATGTGGAATTTGTTAAAAAAGTATCTCAAGGATCTCCAAACATCCGTGATGCTATTTTAAACAAGGAAATTGATTTAATTGTCAATACTTCTGAAGGTAAGCAGTCTGCTAAGGACGGTTATATCATCAGAAGATTAGCTATTGAATTGGGTATTCCATATGTTACCACATTGGCAGGTGCAAGAGCAGCATTAAATGCAATTGCAGCTGTACAGGACAGTGAACTCAATGTTAAATCTTTAAATGAATATGCTGGTGGAGAATAA
- a CDS encoding zinc ribbon domain-containing protein, translating to MISINSQEIRYFYRNIVKTGDVYRVKHNNKDYGEFRKLSDALYERDALFFCNFDYDLLVECDLENKYENMDLPPFPERRPKGRIKGSKVNKKEREGEILFDHKVKGFYIKRMDDIIGYYDTMTEAFYYKKLLMDNNWDMNVLKSNVTEKIEINKIIDPTIEYKVELNFCPKCKSRLKIGEEECPSCGINIKEYLYNN from the coding sequence ATGATTTCTATTAACTCTCAAGAAATAAGATACTTCTACAGAAATATTGTAAAAACTGGTGATGTATACAGAGTTAAACATAACAATAAAGATTATGGAGAGTTCAGGAAATTATCCGATGCATTATATGAACGGGATGCACTATTTTTCTGCAATTTTGACTATGATTTGCTTGTTGAATGTGACCTTGAAAACAAATATGAAAACATGGATTTGCCGCCGTTTCCTGAAAGAAGGCCAAAAGGCAGAATCAAAGGCTCAAAAGTCAACAAAAAAGAAAGGGAAGGTGAAATCCTTTTTGACCATAAAGTTAAAGGTTTTTATATTAAAAGAATGGACGACATAATCGGCTATTACGATACAATGACTGAAGCTTTCTACTATAAGAAACTTTTAATGGATAATAACTGGGACATGAATGTTTTAAAAAGCAATGTTACAGAAAAGATTGAAATTAATAAAATTATTGATCCTACAATAGAATATAAAGTGGAATTGAACTTCTGTCCTAAATGTAAAAGCAGACTGAAAATTGGCGAAGAGGAATGTCCGTCCTGCGGTATAAATATAAAAGAATATTTGTATAATAATTAA